The Candidatus Omnitrophota bacterium genomic interval TTCCATCTTTGCATTAACATCAGCTCCTTTTTCTATCAGCAACTTTGCTACTTCTAAGGAATTATACTTGGCTGCTACCATCAATGCTGTTCCGAAGTTATTATGTTTCTTATTTACATCGGCTCCTTTTTCTATCAGCAACTTTGCTGCTTCCAGAGAATTAGTTTCGGCCGCCGCCATCAATACTGTTCCCCACTGATTATGTTCCTTATTTACATCTGCTCCTTGTTTGATTACTTTTCTGAGCGCCTTAACATTATTGCCCCATGCAGCACCCCAAGGAGAAATGGGGCGAGTAGAAATTGTCACACAACCGGAAATCAACAAAACAAAAACCAACCCACACACAATTTTCAATCCTAAACTTTTACTCATTTTTTCTCCCTTTTAAAAAACACAGAACATTATGCTGCTACTTGATAAAGCTAACTCTTCCATCTCCGGCCAAAATACGGTCTTTTCTTTGTGATATCCAATAAGTCTTTTTTTGTTCATCTAAATGGATGCTAATAACTTCCTTTAGTTTTCCTTCTATTCGATTTACAAATTCCTCGTGAATCATCGCTCCCAAGCCAAATTGAGCAGCTAAATTATTTGCAATCTCTCTTGCCTTTTCTATCCCTATATTATTATTTCTCCAAATAGCCAAAGCTTCAAAAATCATATCGATGAGTAATTTTAATTTTGCTTTATCCCTACTGAGTACACGCCGTATTTCACTCATTATTTTATCCTTCTCATTTCCACTAAAATTACCATAAAATTCTATATTATTATTTGGCCGATTAATGTATATTATAATTTTCTTCCCCTTATTTTTTTTACCAGTAAAACTCTTATGAAGATGCACATTCTCGGGTTCAATTGGTTGCCCAGAACCCCGACTGTGGTCATCTATGCGTATTTTCTGATCTTTGAGCAGTTGCTTTAAACTCATTTTGGTTCCTCCTGACTGAAAGTATAACTTATAGCTGATAACGGAAAATCAAAGGCATCAGCTTTTTCCTTACTGCGGTTTCTGTATTTCTTCATTCACTAAAGAAATGCTTGCAACCCTATAGACAAGATAATACAAACTATTAGAGGAGTCAAAGGTAATCCTTCTAATGCCGATGTCGATGCCATCATATTTCTTGCCCTCGTTGCCGTCTACGACCACTAACCACTTATAGCCTATCTTACCCCCATAAGCCACACGCTTGCTGTCGGGACTTACTGCGAAAGTTTTGATTTTCATAGTCAACCAATCCATTTGAGCAATAAGTTTTTCAGATACTATTTTTCTTGTGATTTTTTCCTGAGCAAAAGATACCTTATACATAAGCGAAAAGATGACAATCAATATTAGGTACTTTTTAAACATCTTAATTTTCCTCCCCTTTATTATTCTCGACTACATCCTTAAGCATTATATCCTCAGTTTCTAACCATTGTTCTATTCTGGTGCGGTTAAAGCGCCATTGCCGGCCGACTTTTGATGCAGGTATCTTTTTAGATGTGAGCATCCGATAAAGAGACGTTTGACTAATCTGCAGATACTCAGCCGTTTCTTTGAGTTTCATCCACTCCCACTCCTTTTGTGTTTCTTTATTATTTTCGCTCATGCTCTCCCCTTAAGAACTATATCCACAACACTTCTTCTTTTACCGTTGGTTACCTTTATTCTCCAGTATTGTAAATAATTTTGGTAATGTCAAGATATATCTGTGCTCACTGTTGATAACTGTCTATATTCCGCATTTTGAGACTTTACTTAAGTAACGGTCACAAATACAGCCAAAAGTTCTTTGCAGGTAAATCATAGACAGGGGCAAGCGCCGCCGTCCGCTTGCCCCTGTCTCGAAGAGGGCGGAGAGCGAAAGCCGAAGCTCCGAAGGAGCTCCGGCGGTTGAGCGAACAGAGGGCATTCCGCGACCGTCTCTTATGCGAGGCGCCGGAGAATCCGGACGATGATCGGACGGATAGTCGGAGGCGCCGAGCCCATAAGTATTGCGACCGGAGGGAGCTCTCAATAAATAATGAATAAGATTCCTCACCCTTCGACTTTGCTCAGGGCAGGCTCCGGCTTCGGAATGACAAATAAAATAATAAATCAGCGTCTTTTTATTTTTGTCCTGCTTTTATGAATCGTATTAGGCAATGAGATTATGAATGAGTTTGCATTTATGTGGGACGCCCCGCCATTATTCTTACTTTGAACTCCAATATTCAACGCTCGTCCGATTGGAAATGACAAACTGATCAGGCACACTTGACAACGCTCACTTTTATATAGGAAAATCTAAAAACCCGGGGAGGGCCACGATGATATCAAAAAGAGAAAAACTGTTCGGCGCGATAGGCGCGGCGGCGGCGATACTGTTATTTACAGTCATTATGCTTGCGAAGAATTACCAGGGTTGCGGAATTATCAAAAGCAAATCAGCGTATGAAAACGAAAGCCTTAACGCCGGCGCTTCTTTTGACAGGGCATCAGGAAGAATGAGGAGCAGCGCTCCGCCAGCTCCTTCCGCGAGAGCGGCGGCTGAGGCGAGTACGGATAATGCCGAAAACATCGCGGCTGATGAACGGAAATTGATCAAGACGGGGAATATCAGCCTTGAGGTGAAAGATTATGACAGCAGCGCCAAGGCCATTGCCTCTATGGTCAGCGAATTTGAAGGCTTCATTTTGCGATCAAGTAAATATGTTTCCGACGACAACTACGCCTCGGGCGACATAAGCGTCAAAGTAAAACCCGCTCATTTTGACAGCTTTGCGGCACGGCTTGACAGCCTGGGCCGCGTGAAGAGCAAAAACTCCTATATCAATGACGTGACCGAACAATACATAGACCTTGAATCACGGCTGAACAGCAGTCTTCGGGTGGAGAAACGCCTGAAAGAGATACTCTCGATCAAAACAAAAAATGTCAAAGATATCCTTGAGGTGGAAAAAGAACTCGCGCGCGTCGGAGAAAAAATAGAGCAGCTCAAAGGCCGGAAAAAATATCTGGACAACCAGATCGGCCTGGCCACCATAAACATACATATTGACGAGGAAAGGGATATCGTAACCGGAAGTTATAAATTCCTGGAACGCATAAGATACGCCTTCCGCGGCGGCGTCAACGCCTTTATAAGCATAACATCGGGCATCATAACAGTGATAGGCGCGCTTATCGCCCTTTCTATTTACGGCCTGCTCTTCGCGCTGATACTTGCCGGTATAAAAAAGTTCAGAAAAAAACAGTGATTCTCTGAGTTCAGCGGGACAGCTTCAGTTACTGGATCAGCTCCGCACTTTATATATGAGCCGTATGTAATCCTTATCCAGCAATTCCTGCTTGAATAATTTTAAGCTGATATTACCGGCCG includes:
- a CDS encoding helix-turn-helix domain-containing protein; the encoded protein is MSENNKETQKEWEWMKLKETAEYLQISQTSLYRMLTSKKIPASKVGRQWRFNRTRIEQWLETEDIMLKDVVENNKGEEN
- a CDS encoding DUF4349 domain-containing protein; this encodes MISKREKLFGAIGAAAAILLFTVIMLAKNYQGCGIIKSKSAYENESLNAGASFDRASGRMRSSAPPAPSARAAAEASTDNAENIAADERKLIKTGNISLEVKDYDSSAKAIASMVSEFEGFILRSSKYVSDDNYASGDISVKVKPAHFDSFAARLDSLGRVKSKNSYINDVTEQYIDLESRLNSSLRVEKRLKEILSIKTKNVKDILEVEKELARVGEKIEQLKGRKKYLDNQIGLATINIHIDEERDIVTGSYKFLERIRYAFRGGVNAFISITSGIITVIGALIALSIYGLLFALILAGIKKFRKKQ